The genomic stretch GCCCTTATCAATTGCCACGTCACACCCAGTATTAACTGCATCACCAACCAACCTTCCAATGCTTTGCCTGTTTCTTTCATCATGAAGCAAACCATTAGAGGTGCCACTGATCAATTTCTCAGGATAGCCATTACATAGCATGCTAGACGAATGTAAAATAGATTCATCCCGAACTCTATCATCAGAATATAGAGAATCAGCATTTCCAGCAGTACAAGGTTCGCCATGCGGCATTAGACAAGGGCTAGAAAGTTTTGATACATTAAGGAAATTTGTTGCCTTAGGCAAATAAGAACGACAAACTTCTGGATCCTTGAGTCTTTGATTATCAAAAGATGTTACATCATCTTCGATATCAGCTGTATCTGATACTAGTTGAGATTGAGAGTTCAATATCCCTCCACACTGTTCCTTTGGACTAAAAATCCCACTATCTGATGTGGAAGTTTTACCAACCACATTTGTTATTGGGTCTTTAAATCTGTCAACGTCATATTGTGATCCTTCTTGAATTCGAGGAGATTTAGTCAAGACGTGATCAGTAGGCCGGCTACTAGGTTTGGTCATACCATAGTTTTCAATTGAGGTACTTCTACCAATGTTAATTGAGGAGAACTCACTGGACAAATTCCGAATCACTTCATTGGTAGCAGGCACTGCTTCCTCGGGACCAGAGTTAAAAGAATGTCCATTAATGTTATTAGAATTTAATGTGTTTGCTGTACAGTTGCCTCGATCATTATCTTGTGACAATGGTCGAGAAGACAGCTCACTCTTCAAATTGACAGGTGCAGCAGAAACAGCACAAGCTGAAATTTTTTCACTTGCACTGGCCAGACTGTCCATGTTATATTGTTTAATAGGTTTTGGTAATTCACTTTTCACCCTAGGTAATGTATTACGACTCCCATCACTTGATGGTGGCCTCCTTGAACCATCACCCTGTGCTGCAGAAGCCTGAATTGTTCCCGTAACAGCAGTAGAAAAGGCAAGCGTGCTATTAACTGTATCAGGCTTTGGCTTGGATAAAACAGATGGGTGCGATAGACCTCCAACAGGGGACTGACAACTTGTAGCCTGTGTACCCCTGGCACACATAAACATTGGAACCATAACTTCTTCAGATAAGTTTAATATTCAAGGCCAAATACAAAATTATAATGATAAGTACCATGCAGTACTAGTGGGAAGAGGTACATGTCTCCCATTGATTCCATTTGGAGGCGAACTTCGCACTGTGTAGACAGAGTTCTGCTGCATAATTAAAATCAAATGTCAGTTTCATTGTATTCTCAGCTGACAAAGgcaaaaaaaaaaacattacGTTATGCTGGAAGAATAGCTATTAAAGATCAAGATTCAAATGAGAACTCAATCAAGACAGAAGAAATTTAAAGCCAAAACTAGAGGGACTGTAGGAACATGCAAAAAAGACTTACAGTTGGAGCACTTTTAATAATGGGCCTTTCTGTCGAATTATCTGTGCAATCATCCAGAGGAGGAGGTAATACATTCCCCGACCGCCGTTGCATATTAGTTGTGGCACCAGTAATTTGTTGAACTCTACTTCTTCAAAATAACAAGAAAATTAGGTATATTTATTTGGCACTACATTCAGTTCAAGCAATTATAACAAGCAAATCAGAAAGCATAATCTGAAACACGGATTAGAACACGATTTGATTAATGTAAAGTGATTTCATCAAAACTAAGAGCAAATGTTTCTCATCACAATGCAAGTGAAGCAACCTTCTTCATCTTATTTAGTTAAACAGCTGAATTGAAACTAATGTAAAATGATTTTATCAAAACTCAGAGCACATGTTTCTAATCACAATGCAAGTAAAGCAACCTTCTTCATCTTATTTAGTTAAACAGCTCAATTGAAACAATCACAAACACCTATATTTTCAGCCAGAAAGATTTTATATAACTGAATCATAGCAACTCTCATAACAAAATTATAAGAATATTACCTAGTGTAAGCTGATATTATTTCATCTTTTGTAAAGCTATCTTCTTGAGAGCCAACCTCATGCAGATATAGACAATCAGGGTTTATGCAAGGCTGGTCATGGAGATTACTACTCAGTTAAAAGCATAACCAGCAAAGGCACAATTTAAAAATCTCTGAAGAATTACTAATTTCCATACCGAATTTCGGAGCCATGCATGACAATATTTTGTGGTTCCAAAACAAGCCCTGAGATGTACAAGccaaaaacaaacaaaaaataataataagaaaGACTATGGACATGAGTAAGACATGTAAAAAAAAACAGTTATTTTTACCTTAAAGGTTTACCCTCCAAAACAAATCCATGTACATTTTGAATACACCGAATTGCTTCCTCTTCCTTTAAATAAGTAATATATCTGAGACAAAACCTTGATTAGAAACTGTAACATTGATATAAATTACAAAATGAAAGTCAAGCAAGCTGAAATAGCACTGCAGCAAAGAGTAAGCTCGCACTACATACAGAAATAGCATTTTTCCTTCATTTATAACTAACGGAGTTAAAAATGTATTTGAAGTGTTTTTGCTGGTCATAAGCTTCCTTCCTTCCCAAAAGCTATATAAACAGACTCCTAACTATTCATTCATAACTAACGGAGTTAAAAATGTATTTGAAGTGTTTTTGCTGGTCATAAGCTTCTTTCCTTTCCAAAAGCTATATAAACAGACTCCTAACTATTCATTTATAACTAACGGAGTTAAAAACGCATTTGAAGTGTTTTTGCTGGTCATAAGCTTCCTTCCTTCCCAAAAGCTATATAAACAGACTCCTAACTATCTAATCTATCTCAATGACAACAAAATGAAACAGTAAAAGAAGTCGTCTATTTACAGTAGCAACCAATATGGCCAACTAACAGAAAACGATGGTGCCAAAAGGGAAACAGCTATGCAAAAAACTTAAAGAATGTGCTTACACACTGCAAGTATCATTAGGAAACTGTTGAATGACACCAGCTGCCGTCCGCGACATTGACACTTTTAAGACCTTCCCATACTGACCAAAATACTCTCGCTTCTGGAGAAGCTGCAAAAATGACAATATGATTAAGGATTCTTTAAGAAAGACAAAGCTAACAATTCAACGGGAAAAGGAGGTAAACACAGAAACATTCAAATAATCCAAGAGCAGAGAAGGTAAAAAAAATTACATCTTCATCGGCCAGATCCAGAGGCAATCCAACTATGTAAACAAGGTTTCGCTGAATCACTCGCACACTACTGAGCTGCTTCCGTCCATCAGAAGATTTAGATTTTGCTTTCTGGTTCTTCACCTTTTTCTCCATATTTATTTCATTCAGCAATCTACAACATATATATACATGCATATTGACACATTAAGAGAAATACACTATAAAAATGTCTGTTGGTTTAAACAGTCTACATTGGCCTTTGTATAAATACTTTGAAAAGTAAAGAAATCTAACAAATAAAAAGATCAAAAACTTATATTTTGCTTTCGTAGCACTTCAAACATAAAAGTTTTAGCAATTTTTTAACATTTCCAAGCCAATATAAATATACTGTTAACAGAATGACCTTTCACACTTTGACGCCGTCCCAACAATCTTTTCCTTATCATAAGGAGAACGACAAGCAGGGCATCGCCCATCGGTATCATCCTTCTCAGCCATGTCCATTATGTGGTGCCAACACCAGACACAGATCTGCAATTCATCATAATGAATCACATAAAGACAAACAAAACATCGACAACAGCACCTACATGACTATCATGAAAAGAAATCGAAATAAACTTGAGAACGGTTAAAAGGATCATCATTCAATAAAACCAAAGAACAAGTGACACTTGAATATTAACATTAGTATTATACAACCAAAAAAAGGTTTTTTTCAACTAGAAATTATACTAAAACCTCCAAATAATTAGCTACTCCACATAGATAGAATCAAACCTCATAACCACATCGACAAGGTTTCAATTGCTGATCTGTCAAATCCATCTCTTCTGCGCAGAGAGGACAAGTCCTTTCTCCTTCGTCACTCATGATTTCCGTTAACAAAAACTGGGAATACTAACAAAACAATAATGTCAAAAACATTTACACTAATCATAAACAATATGCATCATACACTTCAGCCTGAATCACCTTTAAAATTGCAGAAAAATCACAAATCCAGTTTTAACTCAATATTTTGCCCTAAAAATCatgtttgataaaaataaaaCGCAATAAACAGTGAAAATCATCACCAGCAACTCATACAGCAAATTCACAATAAAGTTCAAATTCTCTAAATCGTTTAACATCAACTTTCAATATCCAAGATAAACTAACGCAGTAGAAAAAGCTAAATTTCTATCTTAAATGCAGCCGAAGGTATATTTCAATTACAAATCCAGATAATACCCGAACTCAAGACCAGTCTTCCCAGTCTTGCAACATTTGATTGATAAACAAAAACATCAAATCTATTACAAAAATTTCAAATATGCATTGAAACACGGCAAACCTAAGGCGCCACATATCAAACTACACAACCAATCAGAACCAAAATATATAtcaaataattaaaaaattgGCAATCAATCAAAAGAATCAAAACCGATTACGCAAGAATAACCAGACAGAAATATCTAGAGATTAAGCGGAAAATAAAATCGATGACGTGAAAAGCAGACATAAATTCGGAATCAAATTAGGGATCGAAGAATAAAAGAAATTAGGGTTACAAATTGAGAGTCGAAGACTAACAGTGTTGAGATCGAGACGAAACTGTGAGGAGGAGATTGTTTGAGGAGAGAAGCGCACGATAACACACGAAGAGAGAGTGCAGAGGGGTAAAGAGGGGCAGAGAAAAATCACAGGGTGGCTTTTAAAAGAGAGAGAGGGTGCTGTTTGGATGATGGTGTTTTCGGGTTTTGGATCTTTCCTCCCTCTTTTTTTTATGCAAAGGAGAATTTAGTAAATAGCCTCGAATGTTTAGTTAATTACGAATATTGCCCCATTAACTTTTTTTTATTCTAATTTTCTAACTCTCTCTCCCTTCTGCTTTGTCGAGCAACCCAACTGGTTCTGACTAGTGTTTTAGTTCTCTGAATTACACGTATGCCTTGCTCCAACGCATGTGGAGCTTCAGATGTTTGACACGTGGCTTTAAGTTCGATCCTACGAATGTACTTTTTTTAGGCCAAAAATTGACTATGctaaaaaaaattaattaataaagataaattgacaaaaatatatttttttctttaaattatttatatttttaatatgTACATTACATAAATACAAcaattattttaaaatgaaaaggtgaataaattaattttaaaagtCAAATGTTTTTATCTACAttatttgaattgaatttcaaattatttttttaaaataaaatcaaataaatttaATTACATATATATAATATTTCTTAATAAACTATAGATTtaaattttagatttaattattttgttattaGTATCATAACAAAATAAATTTTGATGATAACTAAAATATTATGCTAGAACATTGGTATCGTGGTTTTTAACCAAATAAATTGATAAAAATCTTAGTAAAATAATTTGTTCTTGAGATGTTACTTTAGTGATAAGATATTAATCTTTCAACATCAATAATGAAATTTAAATCCACTTAAAAACGATTGTGAAATTGTTGTTGATGTCACTTTAATTATatatacaaaaataaaataacaaataaataaaaactcCTTCCcactttaaaaaataaaataaaagaaagaagCTAATCATATATTAAAATGTATAAGATTGCACATGATGACATTGATTGGTTAGGAAATCTTTTACTAGCACATGATGACATGAATACTTATTTTGTATTTTATATTTTCttaatttgaaaattggtttGAATACTTATCATTATTAGTTATATGATCATTTTATCTTTATTTTTTTAGTCAAATTGCATTATCTAAACAaacaatttatatgataaattttaaaaatatattatattattaggccaaataaaaaaaagtgtgaatatatttatatttaaatattaatAGAAAATGGAGTATTAAATAAAAGAAACATTTCAAACAAAGCTGAATAAATAAATATGAATATtctatttatatatatatatatatatatatatatatatatatatatatatatatatatatatatatatatatatatatatatatatatatatatatatatatatataagcaaTAACATGATTTGAAATATGTATTGAATTTATTTGAGATCAAATGTTTATCAATATGCCGATCACAAATTTAGAAAAGATATTAAACTACTATATAATAACATGATTTGAAATATGTATTGAATGTATATGTATtaaatgttatttattttatgttATTACTTTTAATATTATTGGTATCAGATGTATATAGTCACTTTTATATTATATGTATTTATATATACAAAATGTTATTTTCTTTCATACTATCGATATCACATTTGAGATGGAGTGGCTTTTtctataaaaataaatattaattgttatttatttttattatatgaaaatattattgATATTTAATTTGAGATACAAATATTTAAATTAGAATATTAGATAGGTCTAAATAAACCTATACTTATTTGTCGGTATATTTCAAATGAAACATATCGTTAAAAGAAGGGGACAAGAACATCCATTTTTTCATAACTCCTTGAAAGAGAGATATTGGAGAAATATTTTTAATTTGGTGGATGCGGCAGGGAGTAGAGCGGAGGATGTGAAGGAGACCAAGAATTTTGTTAATAGCCATTTTGAAGCTTTATTCAAGGAGTTTTGCTACAACATACCAGTTGTTTATGGCATAAAGTTTAATGAACTTAATGATTCGGATAGACAGTTTTTCGAAATGGAGTTTTTTTAGGAAGAAATCAAAGAAGCTATATGAAGTTATGATGGTGATAAAAGTGTTGGTCCTTATGGTTTTAGCTTCAAGTTTTTAAAGAAAGGATGGGAATCCCTAAAAGAGGATGTCATTCTGTTTGTCCAGGATTTCCATATCAAGGCAAAATTAACTAAGGCGTCAACTACTTCTTTTTGGCCTCATTCCCAAGGTGCAGAACCCTCAATGTATTTCGGAATATATACATATTTATTTAGTTGGGTGTTTGTACAAGATTCTGGCGAAACTTTTGGCCGCAAGGCTGAAATCAGTCGTTGGGAAGCTAATTTCGATCAAACAATCAGCTTTCATACCTGGTTGAAATATAATGGATGGAGTTTTGATGGTTGGTGAAGCATTGGATCTAGCTAAGCGAGATAAGAGGATTTGTTTGATCCTTAAGGTTGATTACGAGAAAGCTTATGACAATGTGTGTTGGAATTACTTGAGGTTTTTACTTGGTAAGATGGGTTTTGGTGTGAGGTGGATAAAGTGGATGGAGGCTTGTGTGTTTAATAGCTATATGTCGGTGTTGGTGAATGGGAGCGTTACGGATGACTTTAAGGTGGACATAGGGTTGCAGCAATGAGACCTGTTGTCTCATTTTCTTTTTGTAATGGTCATGGAGGGATTAACTTCAATGATGGATAAAGTTGTGGTAATAGGGGGAATATAATGGTTTAAAGATCAATGATGAGGCTTCCATTTATATTTTTCAATTTGTCGATGATACCATTATTA from Lathyrus oleraceus cultivar Zhongwan6 chromosome 7, CAAS_Psat_ZW6_1.0, whole genome shotgun sequence encodes the following:
- the LOC127107980 gene encoding uncharacterized protein LOC127107980 isoform X3 → MSDEGERTCPLCAEEMDLTDQQLKPCRCGYEICVWCWHHIMDMAEKDDTDGRCPACRSPYDKEKIVGTASKCERLLNEINMEKKVKNQKAKSKSSDGRKQLSSVRVIQRNLVYIVGLPLDLADEDLLQKREYFGQYGKVLKVSMSRTAAGVIQQFPNDTCSVYITYLKEEEAIRCIQNVHGFVLEGKPLRACFGTTKYCHAWLRNSPCINPDCLYLHEVGSQEDSFTKDEIISAYTRVQQITGATTNMQRRSGNVLPPPLDDCTDNSTERPIIKSAPTQNSVYTVRSSPPNGINGRHVPLPTSTAWGTQATSCQSPVGGLSHPSVLSKPKPDTVNSTLAFSTAVTGTIQASAAQGDGSRRPPSSDGSRNTLPRVKSELPKPIKQYNMDSLASASEKISACAVSAAPVNLKSELSSRPLSQDNDRGNCTANTLNSNNINGHSFNSGPEEAVPATNEVIRNLSSEFSSINIGRSTSIENYGMTKPSSRPTDHVLTKSPRIQEGSQYDVDRFKDPITNVVGKTSTSDSGIFSPKEQCGGILNSQSQLVSDTADIEDDVTSFDNQRLKDPEVCRSYLPKATNFLNVSKLSSPCLMPHGEPCTAGNADSLYSDDRVRDESILHSSSMLCNGYPEKLISGTSNGLLHDERNRQSIGRLVGDAVNTGCDVAIDKGESSIISNILSIDFDPWDDSITSPHNIVKLLSDNTDSQPGPLKKSSSWKVQNNNQSRFSFARQEESEIQTFDVHPSYAFSQQQPKSHALNQSLAERDFYMEKLGIANGFPTSNFEEAENISNAHSIASSNKLSAISRAQVSAPPGFSIPSRLPPPGFSSHERSEQTLDSLSGNSLLDHSPFLRNSHQTFSAGSIGGTGDIEFMDPAILAVVGKGRLQGAQNSQSLDMQSNFNPQLNYFDNEARLQFLMQRSLTQQQNHRFSEIGNSYSQLGDSYGISSRLDQSQVSNLAPFPQLSMQQSTNAVFSNGQWNGWNEVQSGNGLGVAELLRNERLGFNKFYPGYDDSKFRMPNSGDIYNRTFGM
- the LOC127107980 gene encoding uncharacterized protein LOC127107980 isoform X4, which translates into the protein MSDEGERTCPLCAEEMDLTDQQLKPCRCGYEICVWCWHHIMDMAEKDDTDGRCPACRSPYDKEKIVGTASKCERLLNEINMEKKVKNQKAKSKSSDGRKQLSSVRVIQRNLVYIVGLPLDLADEDLLQKREYFGQYGKVLKVSMSRTAAGVIQQFPNDTCSVYITYLKEEEAIRCIQNVHGFVLEGKPLRACFGTTKYCHAWLRNSPCINPDCLYLHEVGSQEDSFTKDEIISAYTRVQQITGATTNMQRRSGNVLPPPLDDCTDNSTERPIIKSAPTNSVYTVRSSPPNGINGRHVPLPTSTAWGTQATSCQSPVGGLSHPSVLSKPKPDTVNSTLAFSTAVTGTIQASAAQGDGSRRPPSSDGSRNTLPRVKSELPKPIKQYNMDSLASASEKISACAVSAAPVNLKSELSSRPLSQDNDRGNCTANTLNSNNINGHSFNSGPEEAVPATNEVIRNLSSEFSSINIGRSTSIENYGMTKPSSRPTDHVLTKSPRIQEGSQYDVDRFKDPITNVVGKTSTSDSGIFSPKEQCGGILNSQSQLVSDTADIEDDVTSFDNQRLKDPEVCRSYLPKATNFLNVSKLSSPCLMPHGEPCTAGNADSLYSDDRVRDESILHSSSMLCNGYPEKLISGTSNGLLHDERNRQSIGRLVGDAVNTGCDVAIDKGESSIISNILSIDFDPWDDSITSPHNIVKLLSDNTDSQPGPLKKSSSWKVQNNNQSRFSFARQEESEIQTFDVHPSYAFSQQQPKSHALNQSLAERDFYMEKLGIANGFPTSNFEEAENISNAHSIASSNKLSAISRAQVSAPPGFSIPSRLPPPGFSSHERSEQTLDSLSGNSLLDHSPFLRNSHQTFSAGSIGGTGDIEFMDPAILAVVGKGRLQGAQNSQSLDMQSNFNPQLNYFDNEARLQFLMQRSLTQQQNHRFSEIGNSYSQLGDSYGISSRLDQSQVSNLAPFPQLSMQQSTNAVFSNGQWNGWNEVQSGNGLGVAELLRNERLGFNKFYPGYDDSKFRMPNSGDIYNRTFGM
- the LOC127107980 gene encoding uncharacterized protein LOC127107980 isoform X2; the protein is MSDEGERTCPLCAEEMDLTDQQLKPCRCGYEICVWCWHHIMDMAEKDDTDGRCPACRSPYDKEKIVGTASKCERLLNEINMEKKVKNQKAKSKSSDGRKQLSSVRVIQRNLVYIVGLPLDLADEDLLQKREYFGQYGKVLKVSMSRTAAGVIQQFPNDTCSVYITYLKEEEAIRCIQNVHGFVLEGKPLRACFGTTKYCHAWLRNSPCINPDCLYLHEVGSQEDSFTKDEIISAYTRSRVQQITGATTNMQRRSGNVLPPPLDDCTDNSTERPIIKSAPTNSVYTVRSSPPNGINGRHVPLPTSTAWGTQATSCQSPVGGLSHPSVLSKPKPDTVNSTLAFSTAVTGTIQASAAQGDGSRRPPSSDGSRNTLPRVKSELPKPIKQYNMDSLASASEKISACAVSAAPVNLKSELSSRPLSQDNDRGNCTANTLNSNNINGHSFNSGPEEAVPATNEVIRNLSSEFSSINIGRSTSIENYGMTKPSSRPTDHVLTKSPRIQEGSQYDVDRFKDPITNVVGKTSTSDSGIFSPKEQCGGILNSQSQLVSDTADIEDDVTSFDNQRLKDPEVCRSYLPKATNFLNVSKLSSPCLMPHGEPCTAGNADSLYSDDRVRDESILHSSSMLCNGYPEKLISGTSNGLLHDERNRQSIGRLVGDAVNTGCDVAIDKGESSIISNILSIDFDPWDDSITSPHNIVKLLSDNTDSQPGPLKKSSSWKVQNNNQSRFSFARQEESEIQTFDVHPSYAFSQQQPKSHALNQSLAERDFYMEKLGIANGFPTSNFEEAENISNAHSIASSNKLSAISRAQVSAPPGFSIPSRLPPPGFSSHERSEQTLDSLSGNSLLDHSPFLRNSHQTFSAGSIGGTGDIEFMDPAILAVVGKGRLQGAQNSQSLDMQSNFNPQLNYFDNEARLQFLMQRSLTQQQNHRFSEIGNSYSQLGDSYGISSRLDQSQVSNLAPFPQLSMQQSTNAVFSNGQWNGWNEVQSGNGLGVAELLRNERLGFNKFYPGYDDSKFRMPNSGDIYNRTFGM
- the LOC127107980 gene encoding uncharacterized protein LOC127107980 isoform X1, whose amino-acid sequence is MSDEGERTCPLCAEEMDLTDQQLKPCRCGYEICVWCWHHIMDMAEKDDTDGRCPACRSPYDKEKIVGTASKCERLLNEINMEKKVKNQKAKSKSSDGRKQLSSVRVIQRNLVYIVGLPLDLADEDLLQKREYFGQYGKVLKVSMSRTAAGVIQQFPNDTCSVYITYLKEEEAIRCIQNVHGFVLEGKPLRACFGTTKYCHAWLRNSPCINPDCLYLHEVGSQEDSFTKDEIISAYTRSRVQQITGATTNMQRRSGNVLPPPLDDCTDNSTERPIIKSAPTQNSVYTVRSSPPNGINGRHVPLPTSTAWGTQATSCQSPVGGLSHPSVLSKPKPDTVNSTLAFSTAVTGTIQASAAQGDGSRRPPSSDGSRNTLPRVKSELPKPIKQYNMDSLASASEKISACAVSAAPVNLKSELSSRPLSQDNDRGNCTANTLNSNNINGHSFNSGPEEAVPATNEVIRNLSSEFSSINIGRSTSIENYGMTKPSSRPTDHVLTKSPRIQEGSQYDVDRFKDPITNVVGKTSTSDSGIFSPKEQCGGILNSQSQLVSDTADIEDDVTSFDNQRLKDPEVCRSYLPKATNFLNVSKLSSPCLMPHGEPCTAGNADSLYSDDRVRDESILHSSSMLCNGYPEKLISGTSNGLLHDERNRQSIGRLVGDAVNTGCDVAIDKGESSIISNILSIDFDPWDDSITSPHNIVKLLSDNTDSQPGPLKKSSSWKVQNNNQSRFSFARQEESEIQTFDVHPSYAFSQQQPKSHALNQSLAERDFYMEKLGIANGFPTSNFEEAENISNAHSIASSNKLSAISRAQVSAPPGFSIPSRLPPPGFSSHERSEQTLDSLSGNSLLDHSPFLRNSHQTFSAGSIGGTGDIEFMDPAILAVVGKGRLQGAQNSQSLDMQSNFNPQLNYFDNEARLQFLMQRSLTQQQNHRFSEIGNSYSQLGDSYGISSRLDQSQVSNLAPFPQLSMQQSTNAVFSNGQWNGWNEVQSGNGLGVAELLRNERLGFNKFYPGYDDSKFRMPNSGDIYNRTFGM